The Polaribacter sp. MED152 region ACATTGTGGTGATAATGGAATTATAGGTGAAGAAGATGATGCTATAATAAAACCAACTGTAACAGAAATTGCAGCATCTGGTATGCTAGTATTTGGGCCCTATGCAGCAGATGGTTTCTTTGGTTCAGAAACCTACAAGCAGTTTGATGGTGTCTTGGCTACTTATCACGATCAAGGTTTAGCACCATTCAAAGCCTTGTCTTTTGGCAAGGGTGTAAACTTTACAGCAGGCTTAAATCATGTAAGAACTTCTCCAGATCATGGTACAGGTTATGACATTGCAGGTAAAAACCAAGCCAACCCATCTTCTTTTAAAGAAGCATTATTTACTGCAATTCAAGTATATAGATCTAGAGAGGAGTATAAAGAATTAACGCAAAACCCTTTAAAAGTAAGGTAATTTTAAAGTATTTTAATTTTTTAATAAAAATATGGCAGAAATACATTTTTTTGTATCTTTGCACGCTCAATTGATGTTTGACAATGAAAGACTTAAAACAATTCAACATACAGTTTGTAGGATTAAAAGAAGGAAAACATGAGTTCAATTATTCTATTGATAATAAGTTCTTTGAAGCTTTTAATTTTGATGATTTTGAAAGTGCATCTATAAAAGTTTCATTATATTTTGTAAAAAAAAGCACATTATTCGAGCTTACATTTATAGCAGAAGGTACAGTAGAAGTGCCTTGTGACGTTACAAATGAGTTGTATGATCAAGAAATTGATTCAGAATTGCCTTTAGTTGTAAAGTTTGGTCCTGAATATAATGATGATAATGAGGAGATTTTAATTTTACCTCATGAAGCATATGAGTTTAATGTTGCACAATTTATTTATGAAATGATTGTTTTAGCGGTTCCTAATAAAAGAGTACATCCAAAAGTATTAGATGGCACAATGGAATCTGAAGCGTTAAACAAATTAAAAGAACTAGAAATAAAAGAAGAAAAAACTGTAGAAACTACAGACCCAAGATGGGATAAATTAAAGAATTTAATAACAGAAAAAAAGACATAAAATGGCACATCCTAAAAGAAAAATATCTAAAACTAGAAGAGATAAGAGGAGAACACATTATAAAGCATCTGCTCAACAAATAGCTACAGATCCAACAACTGGAGAAGCACATTTATATCATAGAGCTCATTGGCATGAAGGTAAATTATATTACAGAGGCCAAGTTGTTTTAGAATCTGCATCTGCAGAGGCTTAAGAACAAGCTTATCAAAATATCAAAAAACCCTCAATTTTGAGGGTTTTTTT contains the following coding sequences:
- a CDS encoding DUF177 domain-containing protein encodes the protein MKDLKQFNIQFVGLKEGKHEFNYSIDNKFFEAFNFDDFESASIKVSLYFVKKSTLFELTFIAEGTVEVPCDVTNELYDQEIDSELPLVVKFGPEYNDDNEEILILPHEAYEFNVAQFIYEMIVLAVPNKRVHPKVLDGTMESEALNKLKELEIKEEKTVETTDPRWDKLKNLITEKKT
- the rpmF gene encoding 50S ribosomal protein L32: MAHPKRKISKTRRDKRRTHYKASAQQIATDPTTGEAHLYHRAHWHEGKLYYRGQVVLESASAEA